One Nicotiana tomentosiformis chromosome 4, ASM39032v3, whole genome shotgun sequence genomic window carries:
- the LOC138910163 gene encoding uncharacterized protein — protein sequence MEQQVLWTIRAAVSKAFPSCNIPLPWAMYCDIMLQLQPVQKITIVTWNKPEKGSLKLNTDGSFIKENGKAGMGGILRDDKGDLIMAFSVLTQGKSNNYIEAQATWFGINWCVQNGYTDFCLELDSLIVANMLKEKRANNYKMNNIIESTSQMLDEANVNILHC from the coding sequence ATGGAGCAGCAAGTACTATGGACAATTAGAGCAGCAGTTTCGAAGGCCTTTCCCAGCTGCAATATTCCACTTCCATGGGCTATGTATTGCGACATTATGCTACAGCTACAACCTGTCCAAAAGATTACTATTGTCACCTGGAATAAGCCGGAAAAAGGCTCTCTTAAGCTAAACACTGATGGAAGCTTTATTAAAGAAAATGGGAAAGCTGGTATGGGAGGAATTCTCAGGGATGACAAGGGAGATCTAATCATGGCCTTCTCTGTTTTAACTCAAGGCAAAAGTAACAACTACATTGAAGCTCAAGCAACATGGTTTGGAATCAATTGGTGTGTTCAAAATGGATACACAGATTTTTGCCTGGAACTTGACTCTCTGATTGTAGCTAACATGCTGAAAGAAAAAAGGGCCAACAATTACAAAATGAATAACATAATTGAAAGTACCTCTCAGATGCTAGACGAAGCAAATGTCAACATACTGCATTGCTAA
- the LOC138910164 gene encoding uncharacterized protein yields the protein MPFLHKFTVQVPLLFSFLLLSPLYSNSAPISKPNNNNVTALINKACSSLTNKVLCMNYLKSNPKVMAAATSKPLDFALAIIHSAIGEAKNIHSYLSKPRGKLSPPAIEAYNYCKTQWGDVASGLEWSLKIIRKDKGYALDTSTDYDFVVNLDHATNCGTTLAQAKIQDPVIEKGKEKVQLAVGGANKILEWAKPPKKND from the coding sequence ATGCCTTTTTTGCACAAATTCACAGTTCAAGTTCCCCTTCTCTTTTCCTTCCTCTTGCTTTCTCCTCTGTATTCAAATTCTGCTCCAATTTCAAAACCCAACAACAATAATGTCACCGCACTTATTAACAAAGCTTGCTCATCATTAACAAATAAAGTCTTGTGCATGAACTATCTCAAAAGCAATCCAAAGGTTATGGCAGCTGCAACATCAAAACCTTTAGACTTTGCTCTTGCCATTATTCATTCAGCAATAGGCGAAGCCAAAAATATTCATTCGTATCTGTCCAAACCCAGAGGAAAACTTAGCCCACCAGCTATTGAAGCTTACAATTATTGCAAAACCCAATGGGGTGACGTGGCTAGTGGATTGGAATGGAGTCTCAAGATTATAAGAAAGGATAAAGGCTACGCTCTTGATACAAGTACAGATTATGACTTTGTGGTGAATCTTGATCATGCCACCAATTGTGGAACTACCCTAGCCCAAGCAAAAATTCAAGATCCTGTaatagaaaaaggaaaagagaaggtGCAGCTGGCTGTAGGAGGTGCAAACAAGATTCTTGAGTGGGCAAAGCCTCCCAAAAAGAATGACTAG